In Luteimonas viscosa, the following proteins share a genomic window:
- the infC gene encoding translation initiation factor IF-3, with protein MSTPDKQNRRNNEIRVPRVRVIGSDGEMVGVLSRDEALKMAEDEGLDLVEIQPNADPPVCKIMDFGKFKFEMQKKANEAKKKTRQVEIKEVKFRPVTDEGDYQIKLRKMRGFLEEGDKIKVNIRFRGREMSHQELGREMASRIEADLGEDIVIESRPRLEGRQMVMMIAPKKK; from the coding sequence ATTAGCACCCCAGACAAGCAGAATCGCCGCAACAACGAAATCCGCGTGCCGCGCGTGCGCGTGATCGGTTCCGACGGAGAAATGGTCGGCGTGTTGTCGCGCGACGAAGCCTTGAAGATGGCCGAGGACGAAGGCCTCGATCTGGTCGAGATCCAGCCCAACGCGGATCCGCCGGTCTGCAAGATCATGGACTTCGGCAAGTTCAAGTTCGAGATGCAGAAGAAGGCCAACGAGGCCAAGAAGAAGACCCGCCAGGTCGAGATCAAGGAAGTGAAGTTCCGCCCCGTCACCGACGAGGGCGACTACCAGATCAAGCTGCGCAAGATGCGCGGCTTCCTGGAAGAGGGCGACAAGATCAAGGTCAACATCCGCTTCCGTGGCCGCGAGATGAGCCACCAGGAACTCGGCCGCGAGATGGCCTCGCGGATCGAGGCCGACCTCGGCGAAGACATCGTCATCGAATCGCGCCCGCGCCTGGAAGGCCGGCAGATGGTGATGATGATCGCCCCAAAGAAGAAATAA
- the rpmI gene encoding 50S ribosomal protein L35, with translation MSKIKIKTHRGAAKRFRKTASGKYKAGHANRSHILTKKATKRKRNLRQTNHVRAEDAGRLDRMLPYL, from the coding sequence ATGTCGAAGATCAAGATCAAGACGCATCGGGGCGCGGCCAAACGCTTCCGGAAGACCGCTTCCGGCAAGTACAAGGCAGGCCACGCCAACCGCAGCCACATCCTCACCAAGAAGGCGACCAAGCGGAAGCGCAACCTCCGGCAGACGAACCATGTTCGTGCCGAGGACGCGGGCCGTCTGGACCGCATGCTTCCGTATCTCTGA
- the rplT gene encoding 50S ribosomal protein L20 produces the protein MARVKRGVQARRRHKKVLGRAKGYYNARRKVFRVAKQAVIKAEQYAYIGRKQKKRNFRSLWITRINAAARINGMSYSRFMNGLLKAGITLDRKVLADIAVHDAAGFTALTEKAKGALAA, from the coding sequence ATGGCACGAGTCAAGCGTGGCGTGCAGGCGCGCCGTCGTCACAAGAAGGTTCTCGGCCGCGCGAAGGGCTATTACAACGCCCGCCGCAAGGTCTTCCGCGTCGCCAAGCAGGCGGTCATCAAGGCGGAGCAGTACGCCTACATCGGCCGCAAGCAGAAGAAGCGCAACTTCCGTTCGCTGTGGATCACCCGCATCAACGCGGCGGCCCGCATCAACGGCATGAGCTACAGCCGTTTCATGAACGGCCTGCTCAAGGCCGGCATCACCCTGGACCGCAAGGTGCTGGCGGACATCGCCGTGCACGACGCGGCAGGGTTTACCGCCCTGACCGAAAAGGCGAAGGGCGCGCTCGCGGCGTAA
- the pheS gene encoding phenylalanine--tRNA ligase subunit alpha: MSGIESLSDQALADIAAAPTADALEALRVALLGRSGRITAQLKSLGALPADQRKAAGEAINRARDAVGEALAARKAALEDAELDARLAGESIDVTLPGRDPGRGGVHPISRTMSRMADIFGRLGYDLADGPEIEDDWHNFEALNFPPHHPARAMHDTFYFGDGRLLRTHTSGMQVRYMRDAVAASSGPPLRMIALGKVYRSDSDQTHSPMFHQCEGLLVDEHSTFADLKGTLAEFVRAFFERDFEMRFRPSYFPFVEPGAEVDIAWQRPDGSTRWLEVLGCGMVHPNVLRAVDIDPERYTGFAFGMGVERLAMLRYGVDDLRAFFDNDLRFLRQFA; encoded by the coding sequence ATGAGCGGGATCGAATCACTGTCGGACCAGGCGCTGGCCGACATCGCCGCGGCGCCCACCGCCGACGCGCTGGAGGCGCTGCGGGTCGCGCTGCTCGGCAGGAGCGGCCGCATCACCGCACAGCTCAAGTCGCTGGGCGCGCTGCCTGCCGACCAGCGCAAGGCGGCGGGCGAGGCGATCAACCGCGCACGCGACGCCGTCGGCGAGGCGCTGGCCGCGCGCAAGGCGGCGCTGGAGGATGCGGAACTCGATGCGCGCCTGGCCGGCGAGTCGATCGACGTGACCCTGCCCGGGCGCGACCCGGGCCGCGGCGGGGTGCACCCGATCAGCCGCACGATGTCGCGCATGGCCGACATCTTCGGCCGGCTCGGCTACGACCTCGCCGACGGGCCCGAGATCGAGGACGACTGGCACAACTTCGAGGCCCTGAACTTCCCGCCGCACCACCCGGCGCGCGCGATGCACGACACCTTCTATTTCGGCGACGGGCGCCTGCTGCGTACGCATACCTCGGGCATGCAGGTGCGCTACATGCGCGACGCGGTGGCTGCCAGCAGCGGACCGCCGCTGCGCATGATCGCGCTGGGCAAGGTCTACCGCTCCGATTCCGACCAGACCCACTCGCCGATGTTCCACCAGTGCGAGGGCCTGCTGGTGGACGAGCATTCGACGTTCGCCGACCTCAAGGGCACGCTGGCCGAGTTCGTGCGCGCGTTCTTCGAGCGAGACTTCGAGATGCGGTTCCGGCCGAGCTATTTTCCGTTCGTCGAACCGGGCGCGGAAGTCGACATCGCCTGGCAGCGCCCGGACGGCAGCACGCGCTGGCTGGAGGTGCTGGGCTGCGGCATGGTGCACCCGAACGTGCTGCGTGCGGTCGACATCGACCCCGAGCGCTACACCGGCTTCGCCTTCGGCATGGGCGTGGAACGGCTGGCGATGCTGCGCTACGGCGTCGACGACCTGCGCGCGTTCTTCGACAACGACCTGCGCTTCCTCAGGCAGTTCGCGTAA
- the pheT gene encoding phenylalanine--tRNA ligase subunit beta gives MKFSENWLRTHVPTDATREQLVEVLTAIGLEVEEVTALGEALDGVVVARIVSTERHPQADRLQVCQVDAGGAQPLQIVCGAPNARAGLVAPLATIGATLGELTIRAAKLRGVESSGMLCSAKELGVDADAAGLLELPDDAPVGTPLADYLGLPDASIEIKLTPNRADCFSLRGIAFDVAAAVGSEVAAYDATPVPATSEARLPVELQAGADAPRYVGRVIEGVDARVPTPVWMAERLRRSGIRPLSFLVDVTQYVMLELGQPMHAFDRDLLQGPVSVRRARANETLTLLDGRDVILDEEFLAITDADRPVALAGVMGGFDTRVTDATRNVFLEAAHFAPAAIIGRSRRLGMHTDAAHRFERGVDPALPRTAIEVATRLIVDIAGGRPGPVAEASLQVHLQQPQPIALRRARLARVLGLTVPDLAVERILRALDMEVTAVDEGWRVLPPSRRFDIAIEEDLIEEVARIHGYDAVPTTLPGGAARIAAPSETRVGEDEVRAQLVARGYFEAVNFAFVDEALLRRWQAVEGSVPLANPLSAELGVMRTQLLPGLVAAVARNLARQQSRVRLFEIGKVFCASAGAGAPPETQRIAAAIHGDAHAEQWGVPARPADFHDLKGDLDSLAACAGARLDYRPSQATHGHPGRSAEVWRVDGEAEEMLGWIGELHPRLLRALDLDGAVIAFELDLAPLQRRAIARAQGLSRFPSVRRDIAFVAPESVPWAALEATIRTAAGALLADVRLFDRYLGKGVEPGFRSLATGLILQDKSRTLTDSDVDVAVAGVMTALQDAHGARIRS, from the coding sequence ATGAAATTCAGCGAGAACTGGCTCCGTACGCACGTTCCCACCGACGCGACCCGCGAGCAGCTGGTCGAGGTGCTGACCGCGATCGGCCTGGAGGTCGAAGAGGTGACCGCGCTGGGCGAGGCGCTCGACGGCGTGGTGGTCGCGCGCATCGTCTCGACCGAGCGGCATCCGCAGGCCGACCGCCTGCAGGTCTGCCAGGTCGATGCCGGCGGCGCGCAGCCGTTGCAGATCGTCTGCGGCGCGCCGAACGCACGGGCCGGGCTGGTCGCGCCGCTGGCGACGATCGGCGCGACGCTCGGCGAGCTGACGATCCGGGCTGCGAAGCTGCGCGGCGTCGAATCCAGCGGGATGCTGTGCTCGGCGAAGGAGCTGGGCGTCGACGCCGACGCGGCGGGCCTGCTGGAACTGCCGGACGACGCGCCGGTGGGTACGCCGCTGGCCGATTACCTCGGCCTGCCCGACGCCAGCATCGAGATCAAGCTCACCCCCAACCGGGCCGACTGCTTCAGCCTGCGCGGGATCGCCTTCGACGTCGCCGCGGCCGTAGGCAGCGAAGTCGCCGCATACGACGCCACACCGGTTCCCGCTACCAGCGAAGCGCGACTGCCTGTCGAACTGCAGGCCGGCGCGGACGCACCACGCTATGTCGGCCGCGTGATCGAAGGCGTGGACGCGCGCGTGCCCACCCCGGTGTGGATGGCCGAGCGCCTGCGCCGCAGCGGCATCCGTCCGCTGAGTTTCCTGGTCGACGTCACCCAGTACGTGATGCTCGAGCTGGGCCAGCCGATGCACGCCTTCGACCGCGATCTGCTGCAGGGGCCGGTGAGCGTGCGCCGCGCGCGCGCCAACGAAACGCTGACCCTGCTCGACGGCCGCGACGTGATCCTGGACGAGGAGTTCCTCGCCATCACCGACGCCGACCGCCCGGTCGCGCTGGCCGGCGTGATGGGCGGTTTCGACACCCGGGTCACCGACGCCACGCGCAACGTGTTCCTGGAGGCCGCGCACTTCGCCCCGGCGGCGATCATCGGCCGCAGCCGGCGGCTGGGCATGCATACCGACGCCGCGCACCGCTTCGAGCGCGGCGTCGACCCGGCGCTGCCGCGCACCGCGATCGAGGTCGCCACCAGGCTGATCGTCGACATCGCCGGCGGTCGGCCGGGGCCGGTCGCGGAGGCGTCGCTGCAGGTGCACCTGCAGCAGCCGCAGCCGATCGCGCTGCGCCGTGCGCGACTGGCGCGCGTGCTCGGACTCACCGTGCCCGACCTCGCGGTCGAGCGGATCCTGCGCGCCCTGGACATGGAGGTGACGGCGGTCGACGAGGGCTGGCGCGTGCTGCCGCCGAGCCGCCGCTTCGATATCGCGATCGAGGAAGACCTGATCGAGGAAGTCGCGCGCATCCACGGCTACGACGCCGTCCCGACCACGCTGCCCGGTGGCGCCGCGCGCATCGCCGCCCCCAGCGAAACGCGCGTGGGCGAGGACGAAGTGCGCGCGCAACTGGTCGCGCGCGGCTACTTCGAGGCGGTGAACTTCGCGTTCGTCGACGAAGCCCTGCTGCGGCGCTGGCAGGCGGTCGAGGGCAGCGTCCCGCTGGCCAATCCGCTCAGCGCCGAACTCGGCGTGATGCGCACGCAGCTGCTGCCCGGCCTGGTCGCCGCCGTGGCACGCAACCTCGCGCGCCAGCAGTCGCGGGTGCGGCTGTTCGAGATCGGCAAGGTGTTCTGCGCGTCGGCGGGCGCCGGCGCACCGCCGGAAACGCAGCGCATTGCCGCGGCGATCCATGGCGACGCGCACGCCGAACAGTGGGGCGTGCCGGCACGCCCGGCCGATTTCCACGACCTCAAGGGCGATCTCGACAGCCTCGCCGCCTGTGCCGGTGCGCGGCTCGACTACCGCCCGTCGCAGGCCACCCACGGGCACCCGGGGCGCAGCGCCGAGGTGTGGCGCGTGGACGGCGAAGCGGAAGAAATGCTCGGCTGGATCGGCGAACTCCATCCGCGCCTGCTGCGCGCGCTGGACCTGGACGGCGCCGTGATCGCCTTCGAACTCGACCTGGCGCCGCTCCAGCGCCGCGCGATCGCGCGGGCGCAGGGGCTGTCGCGGTTCCCGTCCGTCCGCCGGGACATCGCGTTCGTCGCCCCGGAGAGCGTGCCCTGGGCCGCCCTGGAGGCGACCATCCGCACCGCCGCGGGCGCGCTGCTGGCCGATGTCCGGCTGTTCGACCGTTATCTCGGAAAGGGGGTCGAGCCGGGATTCAGAAGTCTCGCAACCGGCTTGATTCTGCAGGATAAATCGCGCACTCTCACCGACAGTGACGTGGATGTTGCAGTGGCCGGGGTCATGACCGCATTGCAGGATGCGCACGGCGCCAGGATCAGAAGCTGA